The Magnetococcus marinus MC-1 genome contains the following window.
CGTGCCTGCTGGCGATGCCCACGCCCTGGGGGAGGCCATGCAGCGGATGCTGCTATTGAGCCCGCCAGAGCGGCAGGCTCTTGGTGTGCGGGCGCGTGAGCAGATTGTGGGCCATTTTGATATTGATCAGGTTGTGACAGCCTATCATCTTTGTTACCAAGCGCTCATGGCAGGGAGCCCCCCTGAAACCAACCAACCGCCCAAGGAGAGCTGACAAAACCACTTTGCTGGGGAGATCAGCCATGCACTTATAAACCAAGGTGGACAGGTGCGTAAGAAACTGGGAAAGTAAGCTCTCCTCTTGCGAGGTGTGCGGCCTCTTCTGCTGAGTATGAAGAGATCCACCAAGGGTTATCCCTTATGAGGTGGCCGATGACTTCCCCTTGTGAAATTTGCTGCATTTGGTCGCCCTTGTACAAATAAGAATGCGACGGAAAGCTTATTTCAACACTGCTTTAAAATCTATTTAAATCCATGTAGTTCCCATGTCCATTTATGCATCTATCACCCATCATTAGACATTTGAACGCCCATAATCGCACCTCATGAGCGTTTGGAACAGAGATACCAAGCCGGTGCCTGACCAATTTTCTGACACGATTACACAGGAATTACACACAAACAGAAACGGCTTGCATCTAAATCGACGCAAGCCGTTATTTGTCTGGTGCCCACAGAGGGAATTGAACCCCCAACCTACGGATTACAAATCCGTTGCTCTGCCAATTGAGCCATGTGGGCATGATGAACCCCGTTTTCTACCTCAGTGGGCGGGGGGATGTCAAGACCATTCAACCCCACCCCTGGCAATGTTACAAATGACCATACGGGGGCTCGGTGGTTAATCGCACATCCTCCAACGGTGTGCCCACGGTAAAATGATAAAGACTCTGCCAAGCCATGCCTTGCAGACCCCCAACCCGCTCGTGAAAGAGGTCGTCAAAATAACAGCCAATCCCCGTGCCCCGCACCCCTTCAGCCTCCGCTTCAAGATAGAGTACCTGCCCCAACATGCCTGCCTCCCAATACATATTGCGATAGTGCCAAGCCCCAATCTGCATACCCCGCTGCCACTGCGCCAACATGCCCATACTAAAGGCCGAATCCCCCGCTATGGCCTGTTTGCAGCTCACAATCATCGCCGACATGCGCAGATCATCGCTCATCAGCCGATAGAGGGGCAGATGCTCTGGAGACCCCTCCACCGTTTGCCACACATAATCGGCGGACAACGCCTGCTTTAACTCCGCCAAGGCATCCGGATGACGCACCAACTGATAGAGCCCCGCTGCCAACCCCGCCACCCGATGCACAAAAATAAGGGGATGCAGGGCCACCGGCCAGCTCTGACTGTCCCAAGGCGCCACCCCAGGGCGGGGCAACAGGGCATCCAAAATCCGATAAAAACCCGCCTGATCCAGCACCGTTTTACCATCAAACTGCTGCGCCGAACGTCGCTGATAGATCACCTGCGACAACGTTTTTGTACAAGGACCCGCCGCCAACGGCGGCCAATGGGGTAGCCCAATCTCTGCGAGTTCTACCCTACGTTGAGGACGCTCTGCGGCCTGCGCCACCTCTTCAATGATCGGCCAGCGGTGCATATAGCGCGGGCTCAGCACATTTGGGCTGCCCTGCCACACGCCCCGCAGGGCACTTTGCGCCCACGCCACCACCTGCTCCTGAACCAGCTCCGCCCCCACCCCAGAAGGGGAAACCCACACCAACAAATCCGGATGCTCTGGCTCGGGCTGACCCTTCTGTAACGCCGCCGTGGGCAACCCCAACAGCTGGGTAATGGTGGCATCCCCCACCCCATCCAACACCTGCACCCGCCAGCCCATCGTCACCGCCGCATAACTTAATGCCGCCACCGCATGACCCATATCCAACTGACAATAACGGTAGGCACGCTCCCCATATTTCCACATCTCCCGCCAAAATATGGAGGAAAAACCCACCACAAAACCCGGCTGCTCATGCCTCAGCCAGGGCTGCCCCGCAGCCACCACCAGCCGCTGTTCCAGGGCATGCCCATAGCTGTCATAGTGATAAACCCCGGCAGGTAGCGCCATATGCTCATCCCCCAGGGCGGGAATCACCAGATAGCCCTCCGTAGGATGCAGGTTGCCGCTTGAGGGGTTGCAGCGTAAGGCCCAACGCTGTTCACTATGGGGAATCGCCTTCCATGCCGCCAGACCCAAGGTCAGACCCAATACCGCCGCTATGTTGTATGGGGTGATAGGCTCCGCCTTAGCCCGAGGTTGATGAACGTGACAAAAGGGCCTCTGCTGCTGCATAGCTTGGCGCGGCAACGCCAACCGAGGCGCCCCTATATAGTGCCGAAAGGGATTGGGTTGGGTATCCCAATCCATAAACTCTGGACTGGCCGCATAGCGATCCGTGCGATGTTTGGTCTGTTGGTGATAGCGTACAATAGCATCCATCGTCATCCCTTAACCCCTGCAAGCAGCATGATTATCTCCCCCTCTTTCAGAAAAACGGGTGGCGCATAAGTTCCCCACCCCTACAGAGGAAAGCACCAAGATGCACGGGATTTCATTGGTCCGCGCCCTAGGCTGTGGCATAATGCCCCCGTTTTGTTGGCAAAGACGCCTGCCTCGCCGGGGCATGCGACCGTATAGAGA
Protein-coding sequences here:
- a CDS encoding nitroreductase family protein, which produces MTMDAIVRYHQQTKHRTDRYAASPEFMDWDTQPNPFRHYIGAPRLALPRQAMQQQRPFCHVHQPRAKAEPITPYNIAAVLGLTLGLAAWKAIPHSEQRWALRCNPSSGNLHPTEGYLVIPALGDEHMALPAGVYHYDSYGHALEQRLVVAAGQPWLRHEQPGFVVGFSSIFWREMWKYGERAYRYCQLDMGHAVAALSYAAVTMGWRVQVLDGVGDATITQLLGLPTAALQKGQPEPEHPDLLVWVSPSGVGAELVQEQVVAWAQSALRGVWQGSPNVLSPRYMHRWPIIEEVAQAAERPQRRVELAEIGLPHWPPLAAGPCTKTLSQVIYQRRSAQQFDGKTVLDQAGFYRILDALLPRPGVAPWDSQSWPVALHPLIFVHRVAGLAAGLYQLVRHPDALAELKQALSADYVWQTVEGSPEHLPLYRLMSDDLRMSAMIVSCKQAIAGDSAFSMGMLAQWQRGMQIGAWHYRNMYWEAGMLGQVLYLEAEAEGVRGTGIGCYFDDLFHERVGGLQGMAWQSLYHFTVGTPLEDVRLTTEPPYGHL